A window from Culex pipiens pallens isolate TS chromosome 3, TS_CPP_V2, whole genome shotgun sequence encodes these proteins:
- the LOC120426907 gene encoding tol-Pal system protein TolA gives MAPKKPSEKSAGQPAEKKEKKPAAAAAASGSGEKKAAPEKKPAAEKKPAAAEKKPAEKRPAAADSKAAAPAAKKAAEGGKKAPAAAPKTEPAKKGAAAKKGAAAAAGSGAATGKKAPTAAAAKKAADAAAKAKKTAAGDKKAAAKKPAPKKTAAKKGAAGAKKAGATGAAAAKKKGAAGTKKAAAKKPATKKVAATKGDKKAIEAKVQKGAAKARAAALLRAKRTKTKVVKGAFGTALRKIRTTVKFRRPRTLRLPRNPKFPRKSVPTRSRMDAYNIIKYPLTTEAAMKKIEDNNTLVFLIHLRANKNHVKAAVKKLYDIKVSKINTLVRPDGKKKAYVRLARDYDALDIANKIGII, from the exons ATGGCTCCGAAGAAACCGTCTGAAAAGTCCG CGGGCCAACCGGCCGAAAAGAAGGAGAAGAAGCCAGCGGCGGCCGCTGCTGCTTCCGGCTCGGGCGAGAAGAAGGCCGCTCCGGAGAAGAAGCCAGCTGCTGAGAAGAAGCCGGCTGCCGCCGAGAAGAAGCCAGCTGAGAAGCGTCCGGCTGCTGCTGATTCGAAGGCCGCTGCTCCGGCTGCCAAGAAGGCCGCCGAGGGAGGCAAGAAGGCTCCGGCCGCTGCCCCCAAGACCGAACCGGCCAAGAAGGGTGCCGCCGCTAAGAAGGGagcggctgctgctgccggaAGCGGTGCCGCTACTGGCAAGAAGGCTCCGACGGCGGCTGCGGCCAAAAAGGCTGCTGATGCCGCCGCCAAGGCCAAGAAGACTGCGGCTGGCGACAAGAAGGCCGCCGCCAAGAAGCCAGCCCCGAAGAAGACCGCTGCCAAGAAGGGTGCCGCCGGTGCCAAGAAGGCCGGTGCTACCGGAGCTGCTGCCGCCAAGAAGAAGGGAGCTGCCGGAACGAAGAAGGCTGCCGCGAAGAAGCCCGCCACCAAGAAGGTCGCCGCCACCAAGGGCGACAAGAAGGCCATCGAGGCCAAGGTGCAGAAGGGTGCCGCTAAGGCTCGTGCCGCCGCTCTGCTGAGGGCCAAGCGCACCAAGACCAAG GTGGTCAAGGGAGCGTTCGGAACTGCGCTGCGCAAGATCCGCACCACGGTCAAGTTCCGCCGGCCGCGTACTCTGCGTCTGCCACGCAACCCCAAGTTCCCGCGCAAGTCGGTGCCGACCCGTAGCCG CATGGACGCGTACAACATCATCAAGTACCCGCTGACGACGGAAGCCGCGATGAAGAAGATCGAGGACAACAACACGCTCGTGTTCCTGATCCATCTGCGCGCCAACAAGAACCACGTCAAGGCGGCGGTCAAGAAGCTGTACGACATCAAGGTGTCCAAGATCAACACCCTGGTGCGACCGGACGGCAAGAAGAAGGCGTACGTGCGGCTGGCGCGCGACTACGACGCCCTGGACATCGCCAACAAGATCGGAATCATCTAA
- the LOC120426539 gene encoding uncharacterized protein LOC120426539, which produces MVYSAGHSGRRDGKEPVCDRGSGWQQTYSNLILPETCRRTHGSSHVFSVSYSESVVSYSGKHQSVGDPRLASHPGFDQLVESNTTKMLPRPPQKNTNIQAGSCGQGKSRR; this is translated from the exons ATGGTTTACTCGGCGGGCCATTCTGGAAGACGGGACGGGAAGGAACCAGTTTGCGATCGAGGAAGCGGTTG GCAACAAACATATTCCAATCTGATCCTGCCGGAAACGTGTCGTAGAACCCACGGAAGCAGCCACGTTTTCTCGGTCTCGTACTCCGAGTCCGTTGTCTCGTACTCCGGTAAACATCAATCCGTCGGAGATCCAAGATTGGCGTCGCATCCGGGTTTTGATCAGCTCGTCGAGTCCAACACGACAAAGATGCTGCCACGGCCGCCTCAGAAGAACACCAACATCCAAGCCGGAAGCTGCGGTCAAGGCAAATCCCGAAGGTAG
- the LOC120427364 gene encoding uncharacterized protein LOC120427364, with protein MSDKDSLDEPEGGGGGGDIEIETMDEYECLELEKLIINEWGMPRSSLNRMIYCGITVRCLEVIQDSEINELFNDPRMLGSKIVFKHQVKELQATALISQMGALGAARKRRHHSAEMGFGKMDNNGSMLDQPKRIKLELDSPDTPVNLLEPIQSLHPLDGPLPMHDLPQFLENGSLTKPSTANPLAGNLPIRITPESLRQLLQASRQGQWVLSYYNTYHTMNRKIQAALTHCIVEQFLVYNIMFSHRLMRHYAHVITMLFPTESAEVYYKPAQALGWKRTCASGKLMDRWANQRMRHKDRYPQQRPRILDDTSDQRTFAEMSLVIAPVHATSD; from the exons ATGAGCGACAAAGATTCGCTGGATGAGCCGGAAGGTGGCGGTGGTGGTGGAGACATCGAGATCGAAACCATGGACGAGTACGAGTGCCTCGAGCTGGAGAAGCTGATCATCAACGAGTGGGGCATGCCGCGGAGTTCATTGAACAGGATGATTT ATTGTGGCATCACGGTGCGCTGTCTGGAGGTGATCCAGGACAGCGAGATAAACGAGCTGTTCAATGATCCCCGGATGCTGGGATCGAAAATTgtcttcaagcaccaggtcaAAGAGCTGCAGGCGACCGCGTTGATATCCCAGATGGGGGCGTTGGGGGCCGCCCGCAAACGACGCCACCACTCGGCAGAAATGGGCTTCGGAAAGATGGACAACAATGGCTCCATGCTCGACCAGCCGAAGCGAATCAAGCTGGAACTTGACTCTCCGGACACTCCGGTTAACCTGTTGGAGCCGATACAATCCCTGCATCCACTGGACGGCCCACTTCCAATGCACGATCTTCCCCAGTTTCTCGAAAACGGTTCACTAACCAAACCTTCCACGGCCAATCCCCTGGCCGGCAACCTTCCAATCCGAATCACCCCCGAAAGTCTCCGCCAGCTGCTCCAAGCCAGCCGCCAGGGCCAGTGGGTCCTGTCCTACTACAACACGTACCACACGATGAACCGGAAGATCCAGGCGGCCCTCACGCACTGCATCGTGGAGCAGTTCCTCGTGTACAACATCATGTTCTCCCACCGGCTGATGCGTCACTACGCCCATGTCATCACGATGCTCTTCCCGACCGAGAGTGCCGAAGTGTACTACAAACCGGCCCAGGCCCTTGGCTGGAAGCGAACCTGTGCCTCGGGGAAGCTGATGGACCGGTGGGCCAACCAACGGATGCGCCACAAGGATCGGTACCCGCAGCAGAGGCCCAGGATTCTGGACGACACCTCCGATCAGCGGACATTTGCCGAGATGTCGCTGGTGATTGCACCGGTGCACGCGACTTCTGACTAA